One window of the Alligator mississippiensis isolate rAllMis1 chromosome 5, rAllMis1, whole genome shotgun sequence genome contains the following:
- the SKIDA1 gene encoding SKI/DACH domain-containing protein 1, with product MGDLKSGFEEVDGVRLGYLIIKGKQMFALSQVFTDLLKNIPRTTVHKRMDHLKVKKHHCDLEELRKLKAINSIAFHAAKCTLISREDVEALYTSCKTERVLKTKRRKISRALAGGELRAERPAAGPYCSLWEDNKLWLGLKDPARPLPIRRRALRAGDPGLPPASDLPHLFSKYTGRGYAEAPAKAPRNYEPAPLGGSYGPFRAEPPCFRSALCGKHPAAAYYQPAAAIAQPRLAATGSPVAFAYRCKRKRAGEAARKDCVFGAAGSARRLLLLPRPARPRGAHRLPLFAGFGPAPPPQPQPQPPPPPPPPSGFPESCSSDSESSSYSEHAANDSDFGSSLSSTSNSVSSEDEDEEDEEDEGSGASDSSELSSEEEEEEEEEEDTSSDSDSSSGSSQVSVQSIRFRRTAFCSPPGLAPASFLYHLAAAAPRPPACDEPARLPGLGAAPCGVKSEAPEDWGQQSWAPSAAPPCCAAGLGPRFTELRDARASAIAFQANAARGPKPGGCCGCGTRGAPSPSPKTNNAFPQQRALREARRCLPAAAPHCADNNGLAAQIGTPEASPAAAHAGAEPHVPPCLASVPAPAPAPAPAPAPALPPPHTEPGAAAAAAAAGAAAAAAAAELECPEPGNKALPLLHNIRIKTEDSSASEEYEPDLTEHKLKCECNDPKDEFYGVTESNNQDALLPAKDEPACTEKETTSLSPLLTQSQALSCTLGTPKPEDGEYKFGARVRKNYRTLVLGKRPVLQTPPVKPNLKSARSPRPTGKIETHEGTLDDFTVTNRRKRVASNVASAVKRPFNFMANFPCPPSLIIGTDGDLLPAYSLNTTKDSQPPHKAHPVWKWQLGGSAIPLPPSHKFRKFN from the coding sequence ATGGGAGACTTGAAGTCGGGTTTTGAAGAGGTGGATGGCGTGAGGCTCGGCTACCTCATCATTAAAGGAAAGCAAATGTTTGCACTCTCTCAGGTCTTCACAGACCTGCTCAAAAACATCCCGAGAACCACCGTGCACAAGCGAATGGATCATTTAAAAGTCAAAAAGCATCACTGCGACCTGGAGGAGTTGAGGAAACTCAAAGCCATCAACTCCATCGCTTTCCACGCCGCCAAATGCACGCTGATTTCCAGGGAGGACGTCGAAGCCCTGTACACTTCCTGCAAGACCGAGCGAGTCCTCAAGACAAAACGGAGGAAAATCAGCCGGGCCCTGGCAGGCGGCGAGCTCCGCGCCGAGCGCCCGGCCGCCGGCCCCTACTGCAGCCTCTGGGAGGACAACAAACTTTGGCTGGGCTTGAAGGACCCGGCTCGGCCGCTGCCAATCAGGAGGAGAGCGCTGCGGGCCGGGGACCCGGGCTTGCCGCCGGCCTCCGATCTACCTCACCTTTTTAGTAAATACACTGGCCGCGGCTACGCGGAGGCGCCCGCCAAAGCCCCTCGGAACTATGAGCCGGCGCCGCTCGGGGGCAGCTACGGGCCCTTCCGCGCCGAGCCGCCCTGCTTTCGGAGCGCGCTGTGCGGCAAGCACCCGGCCGCCGCCTACTACCAGCCCGCGGCCGCCATTGCTCAGCCCCGGCTGGCGGCCACCGGCAGCCCCGTGGCCTTCGCGTACAGATGCAAGAGGAAGCGGGCGGGCGAGGCGGCGCGGAAGGACTGCGTATTTGGCGCCGCCGGCAGCGCCcgccggctcctgctgctgccccggcCCGCGCGGCCCCGCGGCGCCCACAGGCTCCCCCTCTTCGCCGGCTtcggccccgcgccgccgccccagccccagccccagcccccgccgccaccgccgccgccgAGCGGCTTCCCCGAGAGCTGCAGCAGCGACTCCGAGTCCAGCTCGTACTCGGAGCACGCGGCCAACGACTCGGACTTCGGCTCCAGCCTCTCCAGCACCAGCAACTCCGTGTCCTCGGAGGACGAGGACGAGGAAGACGAGGAGGACGAGGGCAGCGGCGCCTCGGACTCCAGCGAGCTCAgctccgaggaggaggaggaagaggaggaggaggaggacaccaGCTCCGACTCCGACTCCAGCTCGGGCTCCAGCCAGGTCTCGGTGCAGAGCATCCGCTTCAGGCGCACCGCCTTCTGCAgcccccccggcctggccccggcCAGCTTCTTGTACCACCtggccgccgccgccccgcgcccgcccgcctgcGACgagcccgcccgcctgcccggcCTCGGCGCTGCCCCGTGCGGGGTCAAGTCTGAGGCGCCGGaggactggggccagcagagctgggcgCCGTCGGCCGCTCCCCCGTGCTGCGCCGCCGGCCTGGGGCCTCGCTTCACGGAGCTCCGGGATGCTCGGGCCTCTGCCATCGCCTTCCAGGCCAACGCGGCCCGCGGCCCGAAGCCCGGCGGCTGCTGCGGCTGCGGCACGAGGGGGGCCCCCTCACCTAGCCCAAAGACAAACAATGCATTTCCACAACAAAGAGCCCTCCGAGAGGCGCGGAGGTGCCTGCCCGCCGCTGCCCCGCACTGCGCAGACAACAATGGCCTGGCCGCGCAGATCGGCACTCCCGAGGCTTCGCCCGCCGCAGCACACGCCGGCGCGGAGCCGCACGTCCCGCCTTGCCTCGCCTcggtcccggccccggccccggccccggccccggccccggccccggctttGCCCCCTCCGCACACTGAGCCCGGGGCcgctgcggctgctgctgccgcaggggcagcggcggcagcagcagccgcgGAGCTCGAGTGCCCTGAGCCGGGCAATAAGGCACTGCCGCTGCTGCACAACATCCGCATCAAGACCGAGGACAGCAGTGCCAGCGAAGAGTACGAACCTGACCTTACAGAGCATAAGCTAAAGTGTGAGTGCAATGATCCCAAGGATGAGTTTTACGGGGTGACTGAGAGTAATAACCAGGACGCTTTATTGCCAGCCAAGGACGAGCCTGCATGCACTGAGAAGGAAACCACTTCCTTAAGCCCGCTGCTGACTCAGAGTCAGGCCCTCTCATGCACTTTAGGGACTCCGAAGCCTGAGGACGGGGAGTATAAATTTGGAGCCAGGGTGAGAAAGAATTACAGGACTTTGGTTTTGGGAAAGCGACCTGTGCTGCAGACTCCTCCAGTCAAACCAAATCTGAAATCCGCTAGAAGCCCACGTCCTACAGGTAAAATTGAGACACATGAAGGAACACTGGATGATTTTACAGTTACCAATAGACGCAAAAGGGTAgccagcaatgtagcatcagcagtGAAAAGGCCGTTTAATTTCATGGCAAATTTTCCCTGTCCACCGTCACTAATTATTGGCACTGATGGGGATTTGTTGCCAGCTTATTCCTTAAACACCACTAAGGATTCCCAACCACCTCACAAGGCCCATCCTGTATGGAAATGGCAGTTGGGCGGTTCTGCAATACCTCTTCCACCCAGCCACAAATTCAGGAAATTTAATTAA